TACCATCACTTCGCCAGTATTTTTAGCAATCGCATAGGGATTCGGACAAAACACACGATATCCTACTCCATTTACATCCATTACAACATATTCATTTTCCAAATGCACTACAGGTCCGCGCAGAAAATCGATCATTTTTTCAATACCTCATTTAGTTTGGAATTCAAAACATAAGAGTGTGCATGACATACCGCAACAGCGAGCGCATCCGCCACATCATCTGGTTTAGGAATCTTTTGCAAATTCAAAAACATTCTCACCATTTCCTGTACCTGACGCTTCTCCGCCTTACCATAACCGACAATCGCCTGCTTCACCTGCATCGGTGTATATTCAGCAATAGGCAGCCCTTTTTGCGCTGCAGCCAGAATGGCTACACCACGCGCCTGACTAACCGACATCGCCGTCGTTACATTACGACTGAAAAATAGCTTTTCAAAAGCAACCATTTGCGGCTCATACTTT
The DNA window shown above is from Paenibacillus sp. JQZ6Y-1 and carries:
- the ruvC gene encoding crossover junction endodeoxyribonuclease RuvC; protein product: MRILGIDPGIAIVGFGFIDKNGSKLTPVQYGCIQTEAHTPEEERLVHVYEGMVQLIEKYEPQMVAFEKLFFSRNVTTAMSVSQARGVAILAAAQKGLPIAEYTPMQVKQAIVGYGKAEKRQVQEMVRMFLNLQKIPKPDDVADALAVAVCHAHSYVLNSKLNEVLKK